From the genome of Ralstonia insidiosa:
CTGGTACCCGGCAGCCAAATGTAGGTCTTGGCGTATTCACCGGGGTAGTAGCCGCTGCTGAACTGCTGCGTGGCGTCGACTTGGAAATGGTGGTCGGAATCTGCAAAGTTCCAGACGCGGCGGCCTTCGCCCAGTAGTGCATCCCAGACGCCACCGACTTGCGCGACCACGTAGTCGACACCGCCGTAGGTGCGGTTGGGCAGGTTGGCGTCGATGTAGGCGCTGTTGTAGCCGCCGCGATCGGGCTCCATCTGGTTGCCGACCATGCCCTCGATGCCGAACATGATGTCGGGCGCGGTGTCGTTGAACTGGCGGAAATCCGCCACCGTGTACTTGCCCGGGTTGCGCGACGGGTGGTTGATCAGGCCGTAGCTGGTGTTCGGGTAGTTCGTCTTGAGCCAGGTGAAGGCGTTCACCACATCAGCGTGCGTGCTGCCGGCGCGCGGGCCTTCCTGCTGCCATGCGGCCACATCGTTCGGGTTGAACAGCGAGGCGGCCTGCTGCGTGAAGACGTATTCGAACTTGTTCAGACCCTTGGCCGAGGTCTGCAGCTTGTCGGTGCCCTCGAAGATGCCGACGTTCAGGTGATCGTGTGTCGGCATGTCCCACTCGGTGGCCGAGAAGATCAGCTTGCCCGTGTACTTGCCGGCGGCTTGTGCCTGCGCAATGGCGGGCATCTCGTACTGCGCGATACCTGCCGATGCGGCAATCGAACCGCCCGGCAGCGTGGCGCCCGTGGCATCGCGCGGCGACGGGCGCAGGTGGTTCGACACCGCCATCCAGTCCAGGCTGTTCAGGTTGAATGCGTGATCGAGCACGGCCGCCAGCGGCGTGACGGCATCGACCGACTCGGCCGTGTGCACGTGCAGGTCGCCCGTCGTCCATACGCCTTGCGGCTTGGCGGGCGGGGTCGGTGTGGTTGGGTTGGTGGGCGTCGGGTTAGCCGGTGCGGTGTCGGGGCCGGCGGTCTTGGTGTCGTCGCTGCCGCCGCACGCGTACAGGCCGAAGGACAGGCACACGGGCACAGCAATCGCGAGCAGCGTCTTCTTGGTTGAGAGCATCGTGGTTTCCAGTCGAAGTGATGAGGTCGGGCAAATGCTTCCGGCCACCCATGCGGTGTGGGTGGCTCGTGTACAACTGAAACGTTTGCGCGGCCGAATCTTGGTGACGGACGATGACGCTCAGGTGAATTCAGCGCAGGCAGTTGCGTGCTTTGCTTAGAGAACGCTGAGTTGTTCTGGTCAGCGGGTTGCGTGCGGGGAAGCGTTCTGGCGGGTGGAACTGCAGCGACGCTGCTACCGGCGCGAGGCCGGCTTGGCGCGCGCCCGCGGCATCGGCAACGCCACGCCCTCACCCAACGCCCGGCTCAACGCATTGGGCTTATCGACCAGATCCTGCAGCGTGTACGTATCGAGCACCGCGAAATACGCCCGCAGCGCGTCGTTCAGTACGCCGCGCAGCCCGCATGCACGCGTGATGACGCAGTGGTTGTCGTCTGCGCGGAAGCACTCGACCAAGCGGAAGTCGGGTTCGGTGGCGCGCACCACGTCGCCAAGGTTGATCTCGGCAGCGGGCCGGCCCAGCGTGATGCCGCCCGCGCGCCCGCGCACGGTGTGCAGGAAGCCATCGCCCCCGAGCTGCTGCACGATCTTGATGAGGTGGTTCTTGGGGATGTCGAACGCATCGGCAATGCGCTGGATCGTGACCAGCTCGTCCGGGTGCACGGCCACGTAGATCAGCGTGCGCAGGGCGTAGTCGGTGTAGTCGGTCAGTCGCATGGCAGGTGCGTTGTGCGTAAAACATTCATGAAAGACGCATCTTACGGGTAAGCGCGCGCCTTGGATGCGCCGGTTTGCCGCAGGTCTTATTGTTGTATATAAAATGCACGTTTATTAGAATCGGTATCAAGAAGTCGTAGGAACACGCTGTAGCAGACCCGAATTGCAACGGCGGCCCCCGTCTTATTTGTTGCATTTGATACACATATTTGGAGTCTCCCATGCTGTCCGAACGTTCCAAGCCCCTGATTGATGCCAGCGTGCCCGTGCTGCGTGAACACGGCCTGACCATCACGCAGACCTTCTACCGCAACATGTTTGCCAGCCACCCCGAGCTGACCAACCTGTTCAACATGGGCAACCAGGCGAATGGATCGCAGCAGCAGTCGCTGGCGTCTGCGGTGTTTGCGTATGCGGCCAACCACGGCAACAACGCGGCGCTGGCTCCGGTGGTCGGGCGCATCGTGCACAAGCATGCGGCCGTGGGCATCAAGCCGAGCCACTACCCTATAGTTGCGCGGCACCTGTTGGGCGCGATTGCCGAGGTGCTGGGTGATGCCGCCACGCTGGAACTGCTGGCTGCGTGGGACGAGGCCTACTGGCTGCTGGCCGCCGAGCTGATCGCCGCGGAAGCCCGCCTCTATCAACACGCCGGCAGCGGTCCGGACCACCGCCAGCCGGTGCGCATTGTCGAGCGCCGTCAGCAGGCGGAAGACGTGGTCTCCTTCACGCTGGAAGCCGTGGGTGATGCGCCGCTGGCGGGCTTTCTGCCGGGGCAGTACATCTCGGTGCAGGTGGAGCTGGCGCCGGGCGTGCTGCAGCAACGCCAGTACAGCCTGTCGGATGCGCCGAATGGCCGCTCGTGGCGCATCTCGGTCAAGCGCGATACCGGTGATGCGGATCGCCCCGCCGGCACCGTGTCGAACTGGCTGCACGCCCAGGCGCGCGAAGGCGAGGTCCTGCTCGTCAGCCAACCGTATGGCGATTTCGTTCCGCAGCTCGCCACCGACAACCCGATCGTGCTGATGTCCGCCGGTGTGGGCATCACGCCGATGATTGCCACGCTCAACACACTTGCGCAGCAGAACAGCGCACGCAAGATCGTGTTCAGTCATGCCGATCGTGCGGCAGCCCATGTTGCGCACGCCGACGATCTGGCGCGTGCCGCACAAGCCCTGCCCGATTTCGAGGCGCATGTGTTCCTGGAGTCCGGCGAGGCTGCGGAGTTCGCTTCACGCCCGGCGCAACCTGGCCGCATGGCAGTCGATACCTTCCTCGAAGCGCATGCCGCAGATGCGGATTTCTACCTCTGCGGCCCACTGCCCTTCATGCAGGCGCAACGTGCCGCGCTGCTTGCGGGCGGTGTGCCGGCAGAGCGCATCCACCGTGAGGTGTTCGGGCCCGATCTGCTGGACGACATCCTGTAAGCCCGCCACTCAGGAGGCCCACCATGCCCCGCCCTGCCCCGCTGCTGACCATCGGCCAACCTGACCCTGCCAGCCGCGTGTCGTATGCGGGGCATCCAGCGTTCGCGCTCGGCTTTCGCCCGTTCTACCTGCTGGCCGCGGCGTTTGCGGCCATCGGCATGGCAGCGTGGGCGGTGTTGCTGCTGGGTGGCCTGTCGTCTGCACACGGCCCGGCGCTGGCGCCGTTGTTCTGGCATGCACACGAGATGGTGTTCGGCTTTGCAGCGGCGGTGGTGGTTGGCTTCCTGTTCACCGCAGGCAAGAACTGGACGGGGTTGCAGACGCCGCAAGGCAAACCGTTGGCCGCGCTCGCTGGGCTGTGGCTCGCGGCGCGTGTGTTGATGTGGACGGGGCCGCTGCCCCTGGCGGTGGCTGCCGATGTGGTCTTCCTGCCGGCGTGCGGTGTGCTGTTCCTGTTGATTCTGCGGCGCGCTGGCAGCGCCCGCAACTACGGCCTGGCGATTGCGTTGCTGGTGCTTGGCGCCGTCAACGCAGGCTTTCATGCGGAACTGGCAATGGGCGCGCCGCTCGCTGCGTTGCGCTGTCTGGATGCAGCAGCCGGGTTGGTCTGCGTGTTTGTCACGGTGATCGGCGGGCGCGTGATCCCGATGTTCACGGCCAATGCCGTCCCAGGCGTGCGCATTCGGCGCTTTGTGCGGGCGGAGCGCGCCGTGGTGCCGCTGACGGTATTGGCGGTTGCGGCACTCGCTGCGCCTGTGGAGGGCATTGTGCCGGCTGCTGTTTTCGTCGCCGCCGCCGTAGTGCAAGCGGTGCGCTGGAGTGGCTGGGATACGCGCCGCACACTGCGCACCCCCATCGTCGCCATCCTGCATGTGGCGTACGCCTTCCTGCCGCTCGGCTTTGCCATGCTGGGCGCCGCCGCGCTCGGCTGGGGCGATCGCTCGACCGCGCTGCATGCGCTCACCGCCGGGGCCATCGGCTGCGCCATCGTGGCGATGGTCACGCGCACCGCGCTCGGCCATACCGGGCGGCAGTTGCGCGCGGGCCGGGCAGAGACCTGTGCCTACGCGGCGATTGCGCTGGCGGCACTGGTGCGTGTGGTCGGGCCGATGCTGTTGCCGCGTGGCGTGTGGATCAGCGCGGCGAGTGCGTTGTGGGTGGCGGCCTTTGCTGTCTATCTCTGGCGCTACGCGCCGTGGCTGCTGGCGCCACGCGTGGATGGCCGCGAGGGCTGAGCGCACAACATTGCCCGCCGCCTCGGCGGCTTTCGTAGAATGGCGCAGCCCAACGCTTCCTGCGTCCACGATGGATGTCCATTTGACGATCCACGGCCGGCATGATCTTGCCGGCCAGCTCTACCGCCAGCTGCGCACCGCCATCCTGGACGGCCGCCTTGCGCCCGGCGAGCGGCTGCCTTCCACGCGCGATCTCGCACTGCAGATTGGCGTGTCGCGCAAGACCACGCTCGATGTGTTCGAGCGCCTGATTGCCGAGGGCTACCTGCGTTCACGCGCGGGTTCCGGCACCTTCGTGGCCGAAGCAACGCAGGGGCTGGCAGGCCGTGCGCCGCGCGTGTCCCCCGCCGCGCAGATGGCTGCGCCTACGCCGGCCACACACACCTTCGCCACACCCTGGAACGACGTGCCCGACGTGCTGCCGCCGCCGCGCACGAGCATCGTCTACGACTTCGTGGGTGGCGTGACCGAGAAGCGTCTGTTTCCCTTCGACAAGTGGCGCAGCTGCGTGGCGCATGGGCTGCGTCTCCAGGCACGCGGGCGCGGCGCGTACCACGACCCGGCCGGTGACCAGACGCTGCGCCTGGCGATCTCACGCTACCTCGCTTTCAGCCGCGCCGTGGTCTGCGCGTGGGGCGATATCGTTGTCACGCAGGGCGCGCAGCAGGCCATCGATCTGATTGCCCGCGTGCTGGTGCGCCCGGGCGATACGGTCGCCATTGAAGACCCCGGCTATCCGCCTGTGCGCATCGCACTGCAGGCGCTGGGTGCCAACGTGGTGCCCGTGCCGGTAGACGCCGAGGGCCTGGTGGTGGATGCGTTGCCACCGCAGGCCAAGCTCGTCTACGTCACGCCGTCGCACCAGTTTCCGCTGGGCATGCCGATGAGCCTCGCGCGCCGTGCGCACCTGCTCGATTGGGCGCAGCGCCACGGTGCGCTCATCCTGGAAGACGACTACGACAGCGAGTTCCGCTTCGATGGCCGGCCGATGGAATCGCTCAAGAGCCTGGATGCGATTGGCTGTGTGGCCTACGTGGGCACGTTCTCCAAGACGATCTTTCCGGAACTGCGCATCGGCTATGTGGTGCCACCAGCGTCATTGCTGACGCCGCTGCGGCGGGCCAAGCAGGTGGCCGACTGGCATAGCGAATCGCTTATGCAGGCCGCGCTTGCCAAGTTCATGCTCGACGGCGATTTCGGCAAGTACCTGCGCCGCATGCACAAGGAATACGCGGCGCGGCGCGATGCGCTGCTGCGGCATCTGCGTGGGCCGCTTAGCACCTGGATGACGCCGTTGCCGTCTGCAGCAGGCATTCATATGGCCGCGCAATTGCACGCGCCGCTGCAAGAGGTTGCTGTGCTGAAGCTGGCCGAGAGCGTGGGCGTGGGCCTGTATGGCACGACCAAGATGCACGCCGCGCGGCCACCACAGCCGGGCCTGCTGATTGGCTACGGCTACGTGAACGTGGCGGAGATCGACGCCGGCTTCGCCCGGCTGGCGCGGGTGCTTGCCGAGCTGGCTACCTGAAACTCGCCAGAAGTGGTGCTTTTTTCAAGCCACTTTGGCCCCTAATCTGGCTTCCGTCACCACGCAACGGAGCCTGATCATGGAACCCCGCCTCGACTTCTACGCAGCCAATCCCGCCGCCATCCAGGCCGTGATGGGGCTGGAAAAAGCGCTGAGCAAAAGCACCCTGGAAAAGCCGCTCACCGAACTCGTGCGCCTGCGC
Proteins encoded in this window:
- a CDS encoding globin domain-containing protein, encoding MLSERSKPLIDASVPVLREHGLTITQTFYRNMFASHPELTNLFNMGNQANGSQQQSLASAVFAYAANHGNNAALAPVVGRIVHKHAAVGIKPSHYPIVARHLLGAIAEVLGDAATLELLAAWDEAYWLLAAELIAAEARLYQHAGSGPDHRQPVRIVERRQQAEDVVSFTLEAVGDAPLAGFLPGQYISVQVELAPGVLQQRQYSLSDAPNGRSWRISVKRDTGDADRPAGTVSNWLHAQAREGEVLLVSQPYGDFVPQLATDNPIVLMSAGVGITPMIATLNTLAQQNSARKIVFSHADRAAAHVAHADDLARAAQALPDFEAHVFLESGEAAEFASRPAQPGRMAVDTFLEAHAADADFYLCGPLPFMQAQRAALLAGGVPAERIHREVFGPDLLDDIL
- a CDS encoding NnrS family protein — encoded protein: MPRPAPLLTIGQPDPASRVSYAGHPAFALGFRPFYLLAAAFAAIGMAAWAVLLLGGLSSAHGPALAPLFWHAHEMVFGFAAAVVVGFLFTAGKNWTGLQTPQGKPLAALAGLWLAARVLMWTGPLPLAVAADVVFLPACGVLFLLILRRAGSARNYGLAIALLVLGAVNAGFHAELAMGAPLAALRCLDAAAGLVCVFVTVIGGRVIPMFTANAVPGVRIRRFVRAERAVVPLTVLAVAALAAPVEGIVPAAVFVAAAVVQAVRWSGWDTRRTLRTPIVAILHVAYAFLPLGFAMLGAAALGWGDRSTALHALTAGAIGCAIVAMVTRTALGHTGRQLRAGRAETCAYAAIALAALVRVVGPMLLPRGVWISAASALWVAAFAVYLWRYAPWLLAPRVDGREG
- a CDS encoding PLP-dependent aminotransferase family protein, whose product is MDVHLTIHGRHDLAGQLYRQLRTAILDGRLAPGERLPSTRDLALQIGVSRKTTLDVFERLIAEGYLRSRAGSGTFVAEATQGLAGRAPRVSPAAQMAAPTPATHTFATPWNDVPDVLPPPRTSIVYDFVGGVTEKRLFPFDKWRSCVAHGLRLQARGRGAYHDPAGDQTLRLAISRYLAFSRAVVCAWGDIVVTQGAQQAIDLIARVLVRPGDTVAIEDPGYPPVRIALQALGANVVPVPVDAEGLVVDALPPQAKLVYVTPSHQFPLGMPMSLARRAHLLDWAQRHGALILEDDYDSEFRFDGRPMESLKSLDAIGCVAYVGTFSKTIFPELRIGYVVPPASLLTPLRRAKQVADWHSESLMQAALAKFMLDGDFGKYLRRMHKEYAARRDALLRHLRGPLSTWMTPLPSAAGIHMAAQLHAPLQEVAVLKLAESVGVGLYGTTKMHAARPPQPGLLIGYGYVNVAEIDAGFARLARVLAELAT
- a CDS encoding RrF2 family transcriptional regulator, which gives rise to MRLTDYTDYALRTLIYVAVHPDELVTIQRIADAFDIPKNHLIKIVQQLGGDGFLHTVRGRAGGITLGRPAAEINLGDVVRATEPDFRLVECFRADDNHCVITRACGLRGVLNDALRAYFAVLDTYTLQDLVDKPNALSRALGEGVALPMPRARAKPASRR